The following coding sequences lie in one Fusarium poae strain DAOMC 252244 chromosome 1, whole genome shotgun sequence genomic window:
- a CDS encoding hypothetical protein (BUSCO:22162at5125), with translation MLSQKFISTISGPHLAPNTAVSKDVGLYSHSLTPSHTIKSTFKKSSTPVNGLAVSETHIFTAQDQKAHVHVYAIPPDNSNSAVSPCALVPFPERIRCLAVVGQVLVLGSTEGRLFLWETCTGRQVSTPPCHVQAVSCLAVTPYHILSGSDDSNINVWSLSRLLELDAQIEQEPDLTLSNHRGAITSLTVSPGTNSETGICVSASKDKTCVVWNYQTGQLLRTVLFPATPLCARLDPSARALFVSSEAGAVYLVELFGGDKPLLGSRSTEQPSIVVQVSTPLAVSDLELGQPSCIALTNDGTSILSGHTKGKILRWTLAENAHPTEVANLNASVTNLWFKPPLSTEQPTKTVTIVKPNLNQARYNFIAQLSTDLGEKTRFDQLLETNGIPSQSLETAISSMTASSDDQQDEELAKQEAQFRAIIDSCNLLQKQTS, from the exons ATGTTATCTCAAAAGTTCATTTCGACCATTTCTGGACCTCATCTGGCCCCGAATACTGCCGTCTCCAAAGATGTCGGCTTGTATTCTCACTCCCTCACACCATCTCACACCATCAAGTCAACATTCAAGAAGAGTTCAACCCCTGTCAATGGTCTAGCCGTCAGTGAGACTCACATTTTTACTGCCCAAGACCAAAAGGCCCATGTTCATGTCTACGCAATTCCACCTGACAACTCCAACTCTGCTGTTTCTCCTTGTGCTCTCGTACCCTTTCCAGAAAGGATCCGTTGCTTGGCCGTTGTTGGTCAAGTCTTGGTACTTGGATCTACCGAGGGTAGGCTATTTCTTTGGGAG ACCTGCACCGGGCGACAAGTGTCGACGCCGCCTTGTCACGTTCAGGCCGTCTCATGCTTGGCCGTAACGCCATATCACATTCTTTCCGGGTCTGATGACTCCAACATCAACGTCTGGTCATTATCCCGTCTTCTAGAGCTCGACGCTCAGATTGAACAGGAGCCCGATCTGACACTCTCCAATCACCGAGGTGCCATCACAAGTCTAACTGTTAGTCCTGGTACCAATTCGGAGACTGGCATATGCGTGTCTGCCAgtaaagacaagacatgcgTCGTCTGGAACTATCAAACCGGCCAGCTCCTCCGTACGGTACTATTCCCTGCAACTCCCCTCTGCGCTCGTCTTGATCCCAGTGCCAGAGCACTTTTTGTGTCTTCTGAAGCTGGTGCGGTCTACCTTGTTGAACTGTTCGGTGGAGACAAGCCGTTGCTTGGTTCCCGCAGCACTGAGCAACCTTCCATTGTCGTGCAGGTCAGCACCCCGCTCGCTGTCTCGGATCTGGAACTTGGACAACCATCGTGTATTGCTCTGACAAATGACGGTACTTCAATATTATCCGGACACACCAAGGGCAAGATCTTGCGATGGACTCTGGCTGAGAACGCCCATCCCACCGAAGTCGCCAATCTGAACGCCTCGGTCACCAACCTCTGGTTCAAACCTCCACTGTCAACCGAGCAACCAACCAAGACTGTCACTATCGTGAAACCTAATCTGAACCAAGCCCGATACAATTTCATAGCACAGCTGTCTACAGATCTTGGAGAGAAGACAAGATTCGACCAACTGCTTGAGACCAACGGGATTCCATCACAATCACTTGAGACAGCAATTTCATCAATGACGGCTTCTTCAGATGACCAACAAGACGAAGAGTTGGCAAAGCAAGAGGCTCAATTCCGTGCCATCATTGACAGCTGCAATCTACTACAAAAGCAAACTAGTTAA
- a CDS encoding hypothetical protein (BUSCO:5150at5125), with protein sequence MDIHRCRFVPYKPSAINAIAFSHPKTRSAQQGALARLAIGRANGDIEIWNPQNGSWNQELIIPGGKDRSVDGLVWVNDPDQDLGDGRVVNGKSRLFSIGYTSTVTEWDLETGRPKRHASGQHGDIWCMAAQPGGSDKVGLGVESQDSTKLVAGTIDGELVMYSIEDDDLRFQRVLLRSPTKKAQMVSITFQSRRVAIVGCSDSTIRAYDVTKGHMLRRMTLGADLGGGAKDIIVWSVKCLPNGNIVSGDSTGQVCLWDGKTYTQAQRIQSHKQDVLSLAISADGTSILSGGMDRRTILYKQNSGAGARWSKVWGRRYHDHDVKCMASFESGKISVVVSGGPDANPVVIPLKEMGRENHRIMSSLPQQAPLLSAPKARFVVSWWDREVHIWLLRRSATEMIDSENIDINQNRKLIKTIVVKGDSNITSATIDDEGSLLIVATAIDVKAFKLEHQDPVKPSDVRVSSSELPLKLAGVGATKVQLSPNAQWLCAIQDGSHVAIGALDPVTPRPELIFSPNVQRLTRLRRSIQRHILNGGLGKYDRTITQIAFSPDSKMLAVSDIAGYIDTWILSDGQKTKSEGDASSSGESDSSDEEEELSQNIERWIRNPNAKLLPKLQSSATVLSFSADVPRAKVSPRSSFDGIDATADHVDDYTLLTITSSWSLRTFHPLQGSLTPWSRRNGRSELPAAVQDLLDLAKGVFWEGSRAWIYGVSFLLMLDLAQDLPKSLESDSNDKSLKRKRTGPSTGAGGRMEQGAIAPSLVRKHTAGQWEDVDMEDAPQENDISDDEAEQPDGELAQLRNRREVGKDTEAAETGGERKSWWMTYKYRPIFGVVPISTADQPLEVALVERPTWDVDMPESYFDVEPWRK encoded by the exons ATGGATATTCATCGTTGTCGATTCGTTCCCTACAAGCCTTCCGCCATCAATGCCATCGCCTTCTCTCACCCCAAGACACGCTCAGCGCAACAAGGCGCCCTTGCGCGACTTGCGATCGGACGAGCTAATGGAGATATCGAGATCTGGAACCCTCAGAATGGCTCTTGGAACCAGGAGCTAATCATTCCTGGCGGCAAAGATCGAAGCGTTGATGGGCTAGTTTGGGTCAATGACCCCGACCAGGACCTCGGCGATGGACGCGTCGTCAACGGAAAGTCACGACTCTTCAGCATAGGTTATACTTCTACAGTCACCGAATGGGATCTCGAGACGGGACGGCCCAAGAGACACGCCAGCGGCCAGCATGGAGACATCTGGTGCATGGCTGCTCAGCCCGGTGGAAGCGACAAAGTTGGCCTCGGTGTCGAATCCCAAGACTCTACCAAGCTCGTTGCCGGAACAATCGATGGCGAACTTGTCATGTACTCAATTGAGGACGATGACCTGCGATTCCAGCGAGTGTTGTTGCGATCGCCAACCAAGAAGGCTCAGATGGTCAGCATCACCTTCCAGTCGCGCAGAGTCGCCATTGTCGGCTGCTCCGATAGCACGATTCGAGCGTACGATGTTACAAAGGGCCACATGTTGCGCAGGATGACACTGGGCGCTGATCTAGGTGGTGGTGCTAAGGACATCATCGTCTGGTCTGTCAAGTGTCTGCCCAATGGCAACATCGTCTCAGGCGATTCCACTGGCCAAGTTTGCCTCTGGGATGGCAAGACATACACCCAAGCACAACGAATTCAAAGTCACAAGCAGGATGTTCTTAGTCTCGCAATAAGTGCCGACGGTACCTCCATCCTCAGTGGTGGCATGGATCGACGAACAATTCTTTACAAGCAGAACAGCGGTGCTGGAGCGCGATGGAGCAAGGTCTGGGGACGAAGATACCACGACCACGATGTCAAGTGCATGGCATCCTTTGAGAGTGGCAAAATCAGCGTCGTTGTTTCAGGAG GTCCCGATGCTAATCCCGTCGTTATCCCACTGAAGGAAATGGGACGCGAGAACCACCGTATCATGTCCAGTCTGCCGCAGCAGGCTCCTTTGTTGAGCGCACCAAAGGCTCGCTTCGTTGTCAGCTGGTGGGACAGGGAGGTTCACATCTGGCTTCTTCGACGATCAGCTACCGAAATGATCGACAGCGAAAACATCGATATCAACCAAAACCGCAAGCTGATTAAGACTATTGTTGTCAAGGGAGATTCGAATATTACCTCGGCAACTATCGATGACGAGGGTTCGCTTTTAATTGTTGCTACTGCTATCGACGTCAAGGCTTTCAAACTAGAACACCAGGACCCGGTCAAACCTTCTGATGTCAGGGTTTCTTCCTCCGAACTTCCGTTAAAGCTTGCCGGAGTCGGCGCCACCAAGGTACAGCTGTCACCTAACGCACAATGGCTATGCGCAATCCAGGACGGCTCTCACGTCGCCATCGGTGCCCTCGACCCCGTTACTCCCAGACCTGAACTTATCTTTTCACCAAATGTCCAACGACTTACGCGCCTACGACGATCGATTCAACGTCATATCCTCAACGGAGGACTGGGCAAATATGACAGGACCATTACGCAGATCGCCTTCTCCCCGGACTCCAAGATGCTCGCAGTGTCTGACATCGCCGGCTATATCGACACCTGGATTTTGAGCGATGGTCAAAAGACAAAGTCAGAGGGTGACGCGTCCTCATCAGGTGAGAGTGACTCttcggatgaggaagaagaactCTCGCAGAACATTGAGAGGTGGATCCGAAACCCAAATGCTAAGCTACTGCCCAAGTTACAATCTTCAGCTACAGTTCTGTCATTCTCGGCCGACGTTCCTCGAGCCAAGGTCTCCCCTAGAAGCTCTTTCGACGGAATTGATGCCACAGCTGACCATGTCGATGACTACACCCTCCTCACAATCACCTCGTCGTGGAGCTTGCGTACTTTTCACCCTCTGCAAGGTTCTCTGACCCCTTGGTCACGCCGCAATGGCCGAAGCGAGCTGCCCGCTGCTGTGCAGGATCTTCTCGATCTCGCCAAGGGAGTTTTCTGGGAGGGCTCCCGTGCTTGGATCTATGGTGTCTCATTCCTCCTCATGCTTGACCTAGCTCAAGATCTCCCTAAATCGTTGGAGAGCGACAGTAACGACAAATCGCTCAAGCGCAAGAGAACAGGACCCTCTACCGGAGCTGGTGGCAGAATGGAGCAAGGTGCCATTGCACCCTCGCTGGTTCGCAAGCACACTGCCGGTCAGTGGGAGGACGTTGATATGGAAGACGCCCCCCAAGAAAATGACATCAGCGACGATGAGGCTGAACAGCCCGACGGTGAACTCGCTCAGCTACGGAACCGTCGTGAAGTGGGCAAAGACACTGAAGCCGCCGAGACTGGCGGTGAACGCAAGAGCTGGTGGATGACCTACAAGTACAGACCCATCTTTGGTGTCGTTCCCATCAGCACCGCAGACCAGCCTCTCGAGGTTGCCCTGGTGGAGAGGCCGACATGGGATGTGGATATGCCTGAGAGCTACTTTGACGTCGAGCCGTGGAGGAAGTAA
- a CDS encoding hypothetical protein (TransMembrane:1 (i100-122o)): MMKRKPHSKSRHGCRNCKKRHVKCDEQGPPCTNCLTRNLEGCSYLTDPPAQLPATETRRRIELELMHRWSTSTYKSLASIPEDNQWLQGDIPRWALKHEYLLQGMLAFSALEIVLCGGAVVVEEDYEMYYAKLAVEYYDKASRSFRAQLENVTAENAQKVFMFSFLAVSVNMALGQCTAFEDVYEGVLERLVTLWELLMGNASIADQHFDALISGALSKSTEAVMLRTQLQTETPTYLRKDTEDALERLSIIVNKACETPSSSEGADQSEANVRIQSYRASLSAIQTCFFEDSKDVFKGVAIGFPALAGRDFGLALKSSDPVALLITMYWGVQLNTLGKLAWWVGSFGKKMVDEVSEMLWEPEPGHQIMSSSEWRDSISWARTEVGLTPLFETPSDS, translated from the exons ATGATGAAACGAAAACCTCACAGCAAGTCCCGTCACGGCTGTCGAAACTGCAAAAAGCGCCATGTAAAA TGCGACGAACAAGGTCCTCCTTGCACAAACTGTCTAACCCGCAACCTAGAAGGCTGCTCCTATCTCACCGACCCCCCAGCCCAACTCCCAGCAACAGAAACACGGCGAAGAATAGAGCTGGAACTCATGCACCGCTGGTCAACCTCAACATACAAAAGCCTCGCCAGCATTCCCGAGGATAACCAGTGGCTTCAAGGGGATATTCCGCGCTGGGCTCTCAAGCATGAATATCTCCTCCAGGGCATGTTGGCCTTTTCTGCTCTCGAAATAGTTCTCTGCGGCGGCGCTGTCGTTGTCGAGGAAGACTATGAGATGTACTATGCCAAATTGGCCGTTGAGTACTACGATAAAGCGAGTCGTTCGTTTAGAGCGCAGCTTGAGAATGTCACGGCTGAGAATGCGCAAAAGGTGTTTATGTTTTCGTTCCTCGCCGTTTCTGTCAATATGGCTCTTGGACAGTGCACTGCCTTTGAAGATGTTTATGAGGGGGTGCTTGAGCGCTTGGTAACGTTATGGGAGTTACTCATGGGCAACGCTTCTATCGCCGATCAGCATTTCGACGCTCTCATTTCAGGTGCCTTGTCAAAGTCTACCGAAGCAGTGATGTTAAGGACACAGCTACAGACAGAAACACCCACATACTTACGCAAGGATACAGAAGATGCATTAGAGCGTCTGTCTATTATTGTTAACAAAGCCTGTGAAACACCGAGCAGCTCTGAAGGTGCGGATCAGTCAGAGGCCAATGTACGCATTCAATCTTACCGCGCCAGCCTCTCCGCTATACAAACATGTTTTTTCGAAGACTCTAAAGACGTATTCAAGGGCGTAGCTATAGGCTTTCCTGCTCTTGCCGGGAGAGACTTTGGGCTAGCGCTCAAGAGTTCGGATCCTGTGGCCTTGCTAATAACCATGTATTGGGGAGTACAGCTCAATACTTTGGGTAAATTGGCTTGGTGGGTTGGCTCGTTTGGTAAGAAGATGGTAGATGAGGTATCGGAGATGTTATGGGAGCCTGAACCGGGCCATCAAATTATGAGTTCATCGGAATGGAGAGATAGTATATCCTGGGCAAGGACGGAGGTTGGCTTGACGCCTTTGTTCGAGACACCATCAGATTCATGA
- a CDS encoding hypothetical protein (BUSCO:20082at5125): protein MVFNSSSPYPEGVISFLDTDLYKLTMQCAVFKFFKDVPVTYAYTNRTPDKKLSRTAFKWLEEQIGKLGNISLSTDEYLFLKKHCDYLSDDYLSFLKEFRLSPREQVVATFTPVGEDNGDDSIVGDVDIQIKGTWVDTILYEIPMLALTSEAYFKFMDTDWNYEGQEKQAFDKGLQLLEAGCVTSEFGTRRRRDYHTQALVFRGLVQASKDAEKKGFPGKLSGTSNVHLAMRFNIPPVGTVAHEWFMGVAAIIGDYKQATEVALRHWVACFGNKLGIALTDTFGTQEFLRAFTQTVQTIEGGFPAETFKKADGSMKTYAEAFTGIRQDSGDPAEYTKWMREFYDEQGITDKKVIVFSDSLNIERCLEYKKIADDLGFQPTFGVGTYLTNDFTNTKTGKKSVPLNIVIKISSAAGRPAVKISDNAGKNTGDKETVEKVKRELGYVEREWKEGDETSRWGKA, encoded by the exons ATGGTTTTCAACAGCTCTTCGCCCTATCCCGAAGGCGTCATCTCCTTCCTCGACACCGACCTTTACAAGTTGACCATGCAATGTGCGGTCTTCAAGTTCTTCAAGGATGTACCAGTAACATATGCCTACACCAACCGAACCCCCGATAAGAAGCTGTCACGAACCGCCTTCAAGTGGCTTGAGGAGCAGATTGGAA AGCTCGGAAATATCTCACTTTCCACCGACGAATACCTGTTCCTAAAGAAACACTGCGATTACCTCTCTGACGACTACCTCAGCTTCCTCAAGGAGTTTCGCTTAAGCCCCCGAGAGCAAGTTGTTGCGACCTTCACTCCCGTCGGCGAGGATAATGGAGACGACTCAATCGTTGGCGATGTCGACATTCAGATCAAGGGAACTTGGGTCGACACGATTCTTTACGAAATCCCCATGCTTGCGCTAACTTCGGAGGCATACTTTAAGTTTATGGATACTGATTGGAACTATGAGGGCCAAGAGAAGCAGGCGTTCGACAAGGGACTCCAATTGCTCGAGGCAGGATGCGTTACATCCGAGTTTGGCACACGACGACGTCGCGACTACCACACTCAGGCTCTCGTCTTTAGAGGTCTAGTCCAAGCTTCCAAGGACGCTGAGAAGAAGGGATTCCCTGGCAAGCTTTCTGGAACCAGTAACGTCCATCTTGCTATGCGATTCAACATTCcccctgttggaacagtcGCTCACGAGTGGTTCATGGGTGTTGCTGCTATCATCGGCGACTACAAGCAAGCTACCGAAGTTGCTCTACGACACTGGGTGGCCTGCTTTGGAAACAAGCTTGGTATCGCTTTGACCGATACTTTCGGCACTCAGGAGTTTCTTCGCGCCTTTACACAGACTGTGCAAACCATTGAAGGTGGATTCCCGGCAGAGACCTTTAAGAAGGCTGATGGAAGCATGAAGACATACGCCGAAGCCTTTACTGGCATTCGACAAGATTCCGGTGACCCTGCTGAGTACACCAAGTGGATGCGAGAGTTTTACGACGAGCAGGGCATCACAGACAAGAAGGTGATTGTCTTCTCTGACTCTCTCAACATCGAAAGATGCTTGGAGTACAAGAAGATTGCCGATGACCTTGGTTTCCAACCCACATTTGGTGTGGGAACATACCTTACTAATGACTTTACCAACACGAAGACTGGCAAGAAGTCAGTGCCATTGAACATTGTTATTAAGATCAGCTCGGCGGCGGGCCGCCCGGCTGTGAAGATCAG TGACAACGCCGGAAAGAACACTGGCGATAAGGAGACCGTCGAGAAAGTCAAGAGAGAGCTTGGATATGTTGAGCGTGAGTGGAAGGAAGGCGACGAAACCTCGCGATGGGGTAAGGCGTAA
- a CDS encoding hypothetical protein (BUSCO:11039at5125): MLFDNDVIEDMMDCFPEMLARDLERSKPLFESKNMTAGVPSGPVWFAENHMSNRSPSSPSRIVASPYQSGSVLVQNLGSIEERRSMVSFLEHRGQGNEEVESDEESISSAQSSAGIPIPSIKLREQSIATAATSLTSASGNPPSPKSLSPTERGHEYSWIDADSEVDEEEVRSVVQDQLATPKEMAALSPRPPTPTNMESTFDITIMMKAPQPRLHRACSYVDESPKSTKQHKRQISSKSLDAPVIPPRVASLSSPTESTNTTPRLRTPVYDSRISPDRHGYTKKSFTPTHRFREEADNSTILLKSDFGSIELEIEDEDRYMDHYPPPPPLSRPDTVYIEQTPPPSPLPTVESWLNDSNPPCMPQIPVDDLVKAVPLPPHVIETLRVSIACFPETMLLSSSLTTETIRSYSKKVRSPSVDNWADPTSDSSSLHPRKSIWKKVVSHGRDSSSTRRHRLHSYDSNTSSGSVAPPVPWASLRHVFPGCSDYICDALYAHIVAYNYVSRVPRNQPAGNRASTSDSKSQGENIPKKAASLLGLSSMQTTPTHNVGRFARKFSSPLTAIGLGKEETSTATNNDNATRNIESGLLRCISRLVGTAKMITENGTTEERIMDTEPQAVDMMFVRSLCEIVRLCEEVSCPQMN; this comes from the coding sequence ATGCTTTTTGACAACGACGTTATCGAAGATATGATGGACTGCTTCCCCGAGATGCTGGCCAGGGATTTGGAGAGATCGAAACCGCTCTTTGAATCCAAGAATATGACTGCTGGTGTACCATCTGGACCTGTCTGGTTCGCAGAGAACCATATGAGCAACCGAAGTCCATCATCCCCGAGTCGAATTGTTGCTTCTCCTTACCAATCGGGGTCTGTACTCGTGCAGAACTTAGGATCGATAGAAGAACGAAGGTCAATGGTCTCATTTCTTGAACATCGAGGACAAGGGAATGAGGAAGTGGAATCAGATGAGGAATCCATCTCATCGGCACAGTCGTCTGCCGGCATCCCTATCCCTTCTATCAAATTGCGCGAGCAATCTATAGCTACAGCAGCAACATCTCTTACCTCAGCAAGCGGTAACCCGCCGTCTCCGAAAAGTCTATCACCAACCGAGCGAGGACATGAGTACAGCTGGATCGATGCTGATTCCGAggttgatgaagaggaggTCAGATCTGTTGTTCAAGACCAATTAGCGACACCCAAAGAGATGGCTGCTTTATCACCACGACCACCTACGCCAACCAATATGGAGTCAACATTTGATATCACAATCATGATGAAGGCTCCACAACCTCGTCTACACAGAGCATGTTCATACGTCGACGAGTCACCAAAGAGCACGAAACAGCACAAAAGGCAAATCTCATCCAAATCTCTGGACGCGCCAGTCATCCCTCCTAGAGTCGCATCTCTTTCAAGTCCGACAGAATCAACAAATACGACACCAAGACTCAGGACACCCGTGTATGATTCGCGGATAAGTCCCGACCGTCATGGTTACACGAAAAAGTCATTCACCCCTACCCACCGCTTTCGTGAAGAGGCAGACAACAGCACAATTCTTTTAAAGTCAGACTTTGGATCCATTGAGCTGGAAattgaagacgaagacagATACATGGACCATTAtccacctcctccaccaTTGTCCCGGCCGGATACAGTCTATATCGAACAAACACCACCACCTTCGCCATTGCCTACAGTTGAATCCTGGCTAAATGATTCGAATCCTCCCTGCATGCCTCAGATACCTGTCGACGATCTGGTCAAGGCCGTGCCCCTTCCTCCTCATGTTATTGAGACGCTCCGAGTTTCAATCGCATGCTTCCCTGAGACAATGTTGCTGTCCTCGAGCTTGACTACAGAAACAATCCGGTCATATTCCAAGAAAGTCAGAAGCCCTTCGGTTGATAACTGGGCTGACCCAACATCCGACTCATCGTCCTTGCACCCCCGAAAGTCGATCTGGAAGAAGGTCGTTTCACATGGTCGTGACTCAAGTTCCACTAGACGTCACCGATTGCACTCGTATGACAGTAACACTTCATCGGGTTCCGTCGCGCCCCCCGTGCCTTGGGCTTCTCTGCGACATGTTTTTCCTGGTTGTTCAGACTATATCTGTGATGCTTTGTATGCTCACATTGTCGCCTACAACTATGTATCACGAGTCCCCCGCAACCAGCCCGCAGGAAACCGGGCATCGACCTCAGACTCCAAGTCGCAGGGCGAAAATATTCCAAAGAAAGCCGCCTCACTTCTCGGGCTTAGCTCAATGCAAACCACCCCTACACATAATGTTGGCCGATTCGCTAGGAAGTTTAGCTCTCCTCTTACAGCTATTGGCCTAGGCAAAGAGGAGACATCAACTGCGACTAATAACGATAACGCGACACGAAATATCGAGTCAGGATTACTTCGCTGTATCTCTCGACTTGTTGGTACTGCCAAGATGATCACAGAGAATGGTACTACGGAGGAGAGGATCATGGATACTGAACCACAGGCGGTAGACATGATGTTTGTACGAAGTCTGTGTGAGATAGTGAGATTGTGCGAGGAAGTATCATGTCCTCAGATGAACTAA
- a CDS encoding hypothetical protein (TransMembrane:10 (i7-28o34-51i58-77o89-108i120-144o156-178i220-242o254-273i285-306o312-332i)) produces MQTYLGFAVLGLVNVIVPFIVHSANYLIIPYPRWIVILIETLPALLTKLLLPHFIHRIPYWMRPLTIGAVWILIALITKSTPPNIAPPVRIFTSALASASAAAMELSFLGMLRYYDRLGLAGWGAGVGAGAVFCAVLPFVLTVWLESFLRDFIDCIYVLVGAMLVAFFVVLPGAPVNYPCARQELVKDDIEDASPLLQDPVQQLSRVLSTKNRIHLTRSIVRPFMIPLFGAFAAQALVYPGISRALPLPGSSASFFSYLTTYGLSFQLGNFISRMHVLLFRLANFRASFTILGTATLILIANSIFLVSSAEVMMGLLAFTAGLGGGAVYMIVFDRMLGEKMLDTGINQEFCLQVVGVGETAGLVAGGILGTMLESLMCQGGFTTTQRWCHTSQ; encoded by the exons ATGCAAACATATCTCGGTTTTGCAGTCCTCG GCCTCGTCAACGTGATTGTACCATTCATCGTACATTCAGCAAACTACCTCATAATTCCTTATCCACGATGGATAGTTATACTCATCGAGACTCTCCCAGCTCTTCTCACAAAACTACTTCTACCTCACTTCATCCACAGAATTCCATACTGGATGCGCCCTCTCACTATAGGAGCAGTATGGATACTCATCGCCCTCATCACAAaatcaacaccaccaaacATCGCACCGCCAGTGAGAATATTCACTTCTGCGCTCGCTTCAGCATCCGCTGCTGCAATGGAGCTTTCTTTTCTCGGAATGTTACGATACTACGACCGTCTTGGACTCGCAGGTTGGGGAGCAGGTGTTGGCGCGGGAGCAGTCTTTTGCGCCGTCTTGCCCTTTGTGTTGACAGTCTGGCTCGAGTCTTTTCTACGCGATTTTATTGATTGCATTTATGTTCTCGTTGGTGCGATGCTCGTGGCAttctttgttgttcttcCTGGAGCACCGGTCAACTATCCCTGCGCGCGACAGGAGTTGGTCAAGGATGATATTGAGGATGCGTCGCCTTTACTTCAGGATCCAGTTCAGCAACTTTCGCGAGTATTAAGTACGAAAAACCGCATTCATCTTACCAGGAGCATAGTCCGGCCGTTTATGATTCCCTTATTTGGAGCATTTGCGGCACAGGCTCTCGTATACCCTGGTATCTCACGAGCCTTACCTCTTCCAGGGTCCTCGGCATCTTTCTTCTCATACTTAACCACATACGGTCTTTCTTTCCAATTAGGCAACTTTATCTCTCGGATGCACGTCTTACTCTTTCGACTGGCCAACTTCAGAGCTTCTTTCACGATCCTCGGCACAGCGACGCTCATTCTAATCGCAAACTCTATCTTCCTTGTCTCCTCGGCAGAAGTTATGATGGGTCTACTAGCTTTCACCGCCGGTCTAGGTGGAGGTGCAGTCTACATGATTGTTTTTGATAGAATGCTTGGAGAAAAGATGCTCGACACTGGAATAAATCAGGAGTTCTGTCTCCAGGTTGTCGGAGTCGGTGAAACGGCTGGTCTTGttgctggtgggatactggGTACCATGCTTGAGAGTTTGATGTGTCAAGGAGGATTTACAACGACACAGAGATGGTGTCATACAAGTCAATGA